The segment CGACTTCGCCCATGTACCGGCGTATTTCGTGGCCCATGCGCCAAGCTGTCTTGTACGTCACTGAGAGCTGACGCTGAAGCTCTTTAGCAGGTACGCCATGTCGTGATGTGGTGAACAGATAAATAGCGTAGAACCACTTCTGAAGGGCTGTGCGAGACTTTTCAAACGGAGTGCCAGCCATAGGGCTGATCTGGTGGCCGCAATACTGGCAACCGTAGACAGGACGTTTGGCTATCCTGTGGAACTTGGACTGCTTGTTACACTTAGGGCATTGAAACTGCTTGCCATAGCGCACAGTCATCAAGTGGTCCAGGCAGGTTTCATCATCCGGGAACTGTTTGAAGAACTCTAATACGCTAATTTGCTTGGTCATCGTCATATCTCCTTTCAACGATGACTAATGTATCAAATCTTATACGTGACGTAAAGGGATAATGTCCAATATTATTGACACAGCATTTTTACCGCGATAACTTCCTGCAGTCAGGAGGACTTGCCAATGAAACTCACTGCAAACATGTCGATCCGGGAAAAAGACCTGTGGGCGGAGCTGCTGGTCGATGTTCTGGTGGCCGTCTATTATTTCCCCCGGGCGATCAGTCTCATGACCCGCGAAAGCACTGCTCTGCCTGTCTCGGAAATGGCATCCCTGGTAGTCTCAACCATCGTGCTGGCGATCATCGTCTCGGTGGTGGTGTTCGGGTTTATTCATCGCTCAGGCGAAAGCGAGCAGAAGGACGAACGGGACTATCGGTTCGAACTCAGGGGGAATATGGTCGGCTACTGGGGGCTTAACGGCCTGCTGATTCTGGTTCTGGCCCAGCTGGTCATCGGTGAGCTGGCGGCTGCCGAGCTGCCCGGCTCGGCGCTGATCGAACTCGGCCCGCTGGGGGTCGGGCACATGATCCTGCTGGCCATGATCCTGGCGTCTGTGATCAAGTCAATTTCCCAGCTCTACCAATATCGCCGGAGTTCCTAGCATGGGCAAGCCAGTGCCCATCACCAATAATATTCGACGACTTCGTTTCGAACATGGCGAGATGACCCAGGCGGAACTGGCACAGAAAATCGGCGTCAGCCGCCAGACCCTGCATGCCATCGAGGCGGCGAAGTACTCGCCGACACTTGAGCTTGCATTCAGGATAGCAGAGGTTTTTAAAGTTCCGCTGGACAGCGTATTCCTGTACCGGAAATAAAGAAGTCCGGCACCTTAACCGGTACCGGACCTCAGGAAACAACCCCGTTAGCGATCCGGATCTGAAGGCAGCGGCGAGAGCTCACCGTAGATATTCATGGTGGGCAGATCAGGCTTGAAATCAATGTGGCAGCCTTCGCAGATGTCGACAATTTCGTCACCGGCACTGGCGATCGACTGCACATTCCGAGACCTGGCCGCACTGACTGCTCCGCCGGCCGCCGCACTCAATTGATCGGCGTAGCCTACCCACTGCGCGTTGGATGTCCACTCTTCGTCCATTGGCCCGGTGCCTGGCATGGTCAGCAGAGCGCCACCCAGCTGCAGCTGGCGGGCAAGGTGTTCCAGCTCCCGCCAGTCGCGGTCTGACTGGGGATTCTGCCATGCCGCGACCCAGATGGGATCGGCGGAGTGGTTGATCAGGGAGGCCATGACCTCGTTAATACTGACCGGCAGCCTGGCCTGCGCCGGCTCACCGCCCCCGCCACAGGCGGTCAGGACAGAGGCTGCGGCAAACAGCAGGCCGCTTTTTATTAATGCGCTTTTACTTACTCGATGATTGGTTTTCATGTCTGCATTGCTCTCCAGATTGGTAAAGCCGTTGGTTCACTTACCAACGTAACGCAGATCGACTCAAACACCAAGCAAGCCGAAACAATAGAGCGACTGCCATTGATACAGGTCAATCTCGGCAACGTAACAGGCTGCCTTGCGGTCAGAATCTTATGCGAACACCAACCCAGCCCGCGCGCGGGGCCCCGGCACCTAGAAATACCGGGCTGTCGTCGGTGAGAAAATCAAGTACCTCGCCCGGGTCTTCGCCAAGCAGGCCAAAACTCTCGTATTCGGAGTCAAACAGGTTGGTCACCCGGGCAAACAGACTGACCGTGTCATTGATGGCGTACAACGCGCGCAGGTTCACCACTGAGAAGCTGCCCACCTCATCAAGCTGGTTGGATTCATCACCCCGCAGGTACTGGCTGCCATTGAAAATGGCTTCGGCGCCCAATACCAGGCCGTTTCCCCAGTGGTAGCTGCCACCGAGCTTGGCCTGGTGATTCGGTATGCCGGGAATCCGATCACCCGCCTCCACACTGATATTTCCGTCGGCATCCGCGAAGTCGTGGTTGGGGCTCAAGACCAGAAAATCATCGTCAAAGGTAGCGTCGACATAGCTGTAAGTGGCGAACCAGTCCAGCGCCCCGACGGTGCCGGACAGTGCTGATTCCACACCTAGTCGGCGGGTTCTGTCCACATTGGCAAACAGGCCTGTGGCCCGGCCGGTGGACTGGAAAATAATATCGTCGTGGTTGACTGCGTGAAACACGCCGATCGTGTAATTCAGATCGTCGGAGCGAAGCCGGAATCCCGCTTCCAGGTTCTTAGTCACCACATCGTCCAGGGGCGGATCCGCCAGAAACGCATTGGGCAGGCGACACTCGAACTCCACGTCGTCAGGGTCACCTCCCTGTTCTTCAACCCGCTGCTGTGCGGCGCTGAAAATGGCATCGTTACAGGACAGCTCTATGGGGGTCGGGACCCGGTTTGACTCGTTGTAGGCGACGAAGGCATTGAAGCCGGTGTCGATCTGCCAGGTCAATCCGATTGAGGGGTTGAAACGGGTGAAGCGATGATCGCCGTTCAACTCAGGCCGTTCACCGCTGCGGTCCCGCAGGGTGATTTCGCTGGCATTGAACCGGCCGGCAACGGTCAGGGTCAGCGCATCGGTCAAATCCAGCGAATCGATGAAGTAGAGCCCCCAGTTCTCTGTCCGGGTGTTGATGGATGTGGCTGCCTCATCGAAAAAGGCGCCGGTGCCAAGGCCGGCGGTGGATCGCGTCTGTGGGTCCAGACCGGCCAGTTCGGTAACCGAAACAAAGCGCGACTCACCGTTAAAATAGCTGTAGCCGGCCACCAGACGATTGGTGAACCCACCCAGGTCCTGGAGAAAAGTCAGCTGCCCCTCCAGGCCTTCGCTGGTCTGCCGGCGATTACTGATATTGTTGATAGCCTCGTCACTGAAAATGCCGCTGCCGCTGATACTGGAAGACACATCCTCCAATTCGAAATCGTCGGCAACAAGACCGGCCAGTGCAGCCTGATCAGCGATGAACTGTTCCAAGGTGTTGAAACTGGTAATGGAAGAGACACCGCCGTCACAGATCAGGTCGAGATCGATTCCCAGTTCGCTGGCCAGCAGGTCCTCGACGTCGTCGGCCTCCTCCAGTAATGCCTGCGCGCCGCCGGCAAATTCACACGACTCAAATTCTGAAGCGTCACCATTGAACGCGTCGGTATCGTTGTCGCGGCGATACACGGTGCCGGAAAACAACAGGCTTTCGTTAAAATAGTGACTGCCCTTGAGGCTGAGCATGGTCAGGTCGTTTTCGGTAATATCCGGCGCCGTGAAAATGGCTTCGCGGTCCAGTTTCAACAGACCGGCAGGAGCGGCCCCGTTGCCAGTCAGTTCACTGACGCCGCCCTGTAAAGCCAGGTCGAGCGCTGAGCGGTCTCCGTCGCGCCAGCTGAAACTGCCATACAGGTTGGTGGCCTCGGATGCCG is part of the Gammaproteobacteria bacterium genome and harbors:
- a CDS encoding helix-turn-helix transcriptional regulator — protein: MGKPVPITNNIRRLRFEHGEMTQAELAQKIGVSRQTLHAIEAAKYSPTLELAFRIAEVFKVPLDSVFLYRK
- a CDS encoding TonB-dependent receptor: MSHNKNRSVCWLKVSLLGAFGVTLPTGLSAQDVEEIVVIGVTPVAGLGQDLNKLPFNAQTIGADDLQNSLSLDLTDHLNSNQASVTLNAAQNNPLQPDLQYRGFTASPLLGLPQGVAVYQDGVRVNEPLGDAVNWDMLPESAIASLTLLSGANPVFGLNALGGAINITMKNGFNYSGSGAELSSGAWGRAVGSLETGGNNGVWGYYLNLSHFEEDGWRDLSASEATNLYGSFSWRDGDRSALDLALQGGVSELTGNGAAPAGLLKLDREAIFTAPDITENDLTMLSLKGSHYFNESLLFSGTVYRRDNDTDAFNGDASEFESCEFAGGAQALLEEADDVEDLLASELGIDLDLICDGGVSSITSFNTLEQFIADQAALAGLVADDFELEDVSSSISGSGIFSDEAINNISNRRQTSEGLEGQLTFLQDLGGFTNRLVAGYSYFNGESRFVSVTELAGLDPQTRSTAGLGTGAFFDEAATSINTRTENWGLYFIDSLDLTDALTLTVAGRFNASEITLRDRSGERPELNGDHRFTRFNPSIGLTWQIDTGFNAFVAYNESNRVPTPIELSCNDAIFSAAQQRVEEQGGDPDDVEFECRLPNAFLADPPLDDVVTKNLEAGFRLRSDDLNYTIGVFHAVNHDDIIFQSTGRATGLFANVDRTRRLGVESALSGTVGALDWFATYSYVDATFDDDFLVLSPNHDFADADGNISVEAGDRIPGIPNHQAKLGGSYHWGNGLVLGAEAIFNGSQYLRGDESNQLDEVGSFSVVNLRALYAINDTVSLFARVTNLFDSEYESFGLLGEDPGEVLDFLTDDSPVFLGAGAPRAGWVGVRIRF